ctaaatttttttatttgaccaatttaatcctaatcTTTGTGATGATTTGCCGATTTAAccattctagctaattttggtcgaaaatcaCTGACGTGGTGATTTAGTTAACATTGATCATCTTATATGGCATGGATGAATGACATTGATGTGgaagatttttgcaattttttttagaattttctgaatctttttcttttttattcctttcgttttctttccttttttttttttttcatttttccttatttccctcCGTAGGTcaccaagaagaaaaggggcaaaagggaaaaaggaaaaaataattacaaaagccGTCTAGATTAGCACTTGCCATATAGGATGAGTATTGTCCACATCAGggattttttatcaaaattggcaaaaatgactaaatttgcaaattatcaaaaggtttataactgaattggccaaattaaaaatttaaggttgTCATCATACAATAGAGTTAGGatcttttgaataatttttccacaACTAGTGTACTGGCCAAACCACCTTTGCTTCTCTAATTTCATGTTAGCATCGTCTCAACTGGCCAATGTGGATCTTGCACATGCCAAACCTCCCGCTAGCTAAACCTATGCCAAGCACAATCTAGTGAGCATTATTTCCATAACATCTCCATTATAAAGTTGATATTTTGCTCAATACCAttaggaatttttgaataattttcccacAACTAGGGTCCTGCCTGAACTATATTTGCTTCTCTATTTTCATGTCAGCATTATCTCAACCGGCCAATGTGGATGTTGCACATGCCAAACCTCCGGCTAGCCAAACCTATCGCAAGCACAATCTAGTGGGCATTATTTTTTATAACATCCATAACTATAAATCCGGTATATTGCTTAATACGATTAATGTCTTACAAAGGCAATATCCTTCTCGAGACATCTATTCTGGCATTTTTAAGTGCCAATGGTTGCTGATACAAAATAAGATTATATGGTTGGATAGTTTCGAGTCTACCCATCCGGACGTGATTCCTCTATTTAAAATCATATTTCCTATCAATTTACTTAGTCATAAATAGATCGGAAAAAAAGTTCTCTGTCTAACCACCCTCTCCCCCCcggctctcttttctttccctctctccaaATCTGATGTTGGGGACCTCAAATCCGATGCCGGCAATTCAAGATCTACACGTCGACTTTTAAATTTGATACGATCCAATTCAAACTGTAAATGAAAGTGCTGAATATCTCCCTACCCAATCCCTCTTCATAGCAATGGGCATATATTTAGTCTGTCCCCTCCAGCATGTGAGGAGGAACGTTCAACAGAATGCGCAAGTTGGTGGTCACAACCGGCAGGGAATCGCAGCCACCGAAAGCCCTTGTCATTCCCCAATGACCTGTCTGCACAACCAAAAGAAAACTGATTCAAAGAAAGTGGGCTTTGAGAATCTCTTGGATTGCTGGAAATCTAAGCATAAATTGACCAAGCCCTCCCATATATTCTGTTGCATCTTTTGTTCTCTGTCAGTACAATAGTCCACGTTCCTTCTTCCACCTCCATGTCCTTCTTCCTGTTTTTAAACCCTATGAATAGGTTAAGTCTAGATACTCACACAGATGACCCTCGAAACAGTTAGAACGTAATTGGTAAGATTTGATCCGGCGACCCCACGTTTCAtacccttctttttctttcttttcttggctttttccttccccttttGACTATGTGGGTATTGCAATGCTCATTTCTTGACCAACATAATCAATATTCGATAGCAAAGAAAACATGCACAAATCATCCTTTCAAGTTGCACTCTTTGTTTCAAGTTgaaattgactcaatctatCTACACTGTCTTAGGTCATTATTCCTCCAATTACCTTGAAGTAGGAGATTTTGGTGAGGTGGCTCTACACCTAACTCGATggaataaataataaactaagTTCTATAAACTCGTGAATGAATTAGCAGAGAATGGATTTGCCCCAGTTGTAGAGTCCCATGTCGAATACACTAGTCATTATCCGAAAAAGCTACTTTTATCATGAGCATCTATGTAAAAGAAGACCCACTTTTCGAAATTCCTTCCAAAAGACCGAAGTATCTCTCTACTAGCCTCTTCTTACTACTGGTCTTCCACACTAGCCGTCCCTATATATACATTGCGAACATGAAAGCTCAAACACATCCACACCACCTCAAGCCTATTCTAGATTTCTCCTCTCAGCCCCCGGCGACCTCCCATCTGATCGAGTTCGGCCCCGGATTCGGTCTTGTGGTGATCGGGTTCTTGTCGGGCACGCTGAGTCGAGAAAACCATTaaaaacatcttcctttttccaaaCTTGAAAAAAGAAGTTTTAAGTACCATTCCTTGTTGGGAATCACCCTAaattgatttagggttttcaagaGAGTGAGAATGGACAAGGTGAAGAGATGCGCATCGGAACAGGGGGTGGTGATATTCAGCAAGAGCTCGTGCTGCTTGTGCTACACGGTGACCATCCTGTTCCGAGACCTTGGGGTCCAACCCCGGGTGTACGAGATCGACCGCGACCCTGAGTGCCGTGAGATAGAGAAGGCCCTGGTCAGGCTAGGGTGCAACGCGCCCGTGCCCGCGGTGTTCATAGGGGGCCAGCTTGTCGGGTCCACCAACGAAGTCATGTCCCTCCACCTCAGCGGCTCGCTCATCCCCATGATCAGGCCCTACCAGGCCCAGTCTTCAGCAatctaatcaaatcaaattgattggGAGTGGTTACAGTCTCTCTAGATTGTTGGTGCAGCTATATATGAATGTGTATGTGAAAGTGTAATTTTTATATTGGCAATTTGGGGAATAAGGTACAAGCTAGGGGTTTGCTTGATGATCAATATCAATTTAGGAGATGTTGCTTAGTGTTGTTATGAATTGTATGTATTGTGGCTGTGTTATTAGCGTTTTCAGTAGCTTGGAGTAGTGTTGTGGGGGTAGTCCCTTTGATTTagccaaaaatatatatatgaagaatTAGCCAACATATATTATGTATTCCTTCTTTTACGGGGTCATGGTTATTCATTTTATCCTACAACCaccaacttattcaatttacTAAGTTCTTAGCCTTCGCAACAGCTTCAAAGATCTCACCACAATACTTAGTTGACATTAGTGCATCAAGGTGCTCTGGCCGTCAAAGTTGTTTCAAGGGATTTTGTCACCCATTGGTACTAGGGTGAAAAGCAGAGAAGAGTGGCCAATTGGAATCCTAGGAAATGCACCGAAGCTTCAAGAGAACTAACTAAGATTCGATACACACAATCAACCAAAGTCGATGCTTACAGCCTGTAAATAAacatcaaagaaacaaaaagttgaagagagagagtgggaaTTTTTGGTGGTCTTCGACTGCGGGCATCTTGGTCGTAATTCCCTGAATATGCCGAAAGCTGGTATATCATTCTTGGATGCACCGAATGCATGTGAATGCATGTGAACTCtctatttttctgattttcgaTCATTTAAGTCTCATGTGATACTCATCAATATCAAGGGCCTGGACGTATCGGGCTCACGTGCGGGACTTATataggaatttttctttcatattgGGGGGCAAAAACAATTCCCTTCTTGCAAATGGTGGACGGAATAATAAATGTCGTTCTTCATATTCCTTCATTCCGGTGGTCTGAGAACGGAGCAGAGTTTTTGCCGGATTGGAATTATTGAAATCTTCGTTTTTGAATGTCGGGGGATGGATTTTCATTCCCTGGTCTTTTTGTCAATGTCTTTGTTCTTCAGGAAAGAATGTGATTAGAACAATatgttgttcttcttctttaagaTTGCTTCATTTTGATTCCGGTGGTCGATGAAATATTCTGAACGGTtattagattttagattttctagtttatcaatatcttttcaaatttgtgggTTGATTGCCCATTGGGcacttcattattcaaaataaacaccatcttttggaattctttccaAAGCATGCACATTATTGTCGGCTTTGTAGTGACATGCCAAAGCAATGGGACTGCTCCTGCTGAGTTTGCTTTTAACAACAGATCTTCCGTTTTTATCTATGGACTGCGACCCCTTTGCCCAAAGTCCCAGTATAGTGTTGCGGGGGATGGATTGTGAAGCAACAGCTCTTCCACTACGAAACTACTGCGCCTCAATCTTTGCTGAGGGTGATGAAGTAATGGTCCTGGTCGTCATCTTTGTCATCAATGATAATGCCTATGTTGTTGTTTTGACTCCTTTTCAATGATCTTTGATCGATGGATTAGAACAATG
This Eucalyptus grandis isolate ANBG69807.140 chromosome 7, ASM1654582v1, whole genome shotgun sequence DNA region includes the following protein-coding sequences:
- the LOC104456825 gene encoding glutaredoxin-C13, producing the protein MDKVKRCASEQGVVIFSKSSCCLCYTVTILFRDLGVQPRVYEIDRDPECREIEKALVRLGCNAPVPAVFIGGQLVGSTNEVMSLHLSGSLIPMIRPYQAQSSAI